In the genome of Solanum stenotomum isolate F172 unplaced genomic scaffold, ASM1918654v1 scaffold567, whole genome shotgun sequence, the window ACAGAAAACAGTGTCACGGTTAAAGGACCTCCAAGGAACTCTTCTGGAATGAAACATTTGCGTGCCATTGACGTGAACATGAACAAAATGCCAGATGTGGCCATGACTCTTGCTGTAGTTGCACTTTTTGCTGATGACCCTACTACCATAAGAGACGGTATGGCTAACCTTGTTAACCTGGTATCAAATCCTATTGAAGCACTTTGTTTTGATTAAGATATAATTCTGAAGCAATTGGGACCTGGGACACTATTCTTCAATATGAGAGCATTTCCCTGCATAATTAGTATTTAAAAATGCTGTGATAACCTGACTAAAATGTGCAAAGAGATTTTCCTGGTAGTTTAGGGGTCTGGTCAGAAGGGAAGAAAATTGTCGTAGCTTTTGCAATTTCTTGTTAATACAAGAGGAATGGCTCTATGCCGCATCATTTCTGGGTTGATGCAGACACTTTGTAAATGTTCGATGTCCTTTGTTATGCTACCCTTTTGATATACTTAAAGACTCAATTTGGCATGCATCATATAACTTTTTCTAGATAGATTTGCTTTTGCGTCTTAAAATTTGGTATGATAACGGTTAATGCCTGTTAGGAAGTTTAGGGGAAAAAGAAAACATTgtttaatatcttttattttgcaCTTGATAAGTAGAAACATCCTTTAATCGCATCATCATGTTTACCATTCTGCTAAAATAGGTTGATgaatttcttgaattgaattttaaaaagccTCTGTGAAATACACAACTGTCTGATGGTGTTCTTGTCGAGTCGGCTATATGCTATATTACATGCACTTGGGTATTGGGTATCAGATGTGATAATGTAGCCTAACTGTTGGGCTTGATTTTTGTATCTAGTTTCTAAAAGTATTCAAGGATCCATACAAAGTAACCTAATCCATGTGCTACACATTTGGGTGCGGTTAAAAGCAAATGAAGAGTTCCAACATTATATAAGCCAGTGATGGTAGAAAGTAGTATAACTCGAACTTTTGTTAGATATGAGAACTAATAAATTAAGACATGATCTATATCTGTATGGATTGAAGATAAATTAGTAGTGTTTCCCGAGTTTGAAGATCTTTCTAGTGTGAAGTAGATTTGTGTAGTTTCTCGTTGATGTATATGATCCACAGCAACTTCAAAATATAAACTGTTTGAAGACCTTAtgagaaataaagattttttcGGAATGAAGTATTTAAACGTTGCAGATTTTCATGTGAGATGAGCCACGCCGTCATATTATTTcccctctttctttctttatattgTGCTAATACCCCTCTTTTCTCTGCTCAGTTGCTAGCTGGAGAGTTAAGGAAACTGAGCGGATGATTGCCATATGCACCGAACTTAGGAAGGTAAACATCTTAGCTGGTTTGATGATATTTGCAGCTTACAAGTCTAGTGTAATGTTGAGGAAGTTCTTGATATTTCATTgcattaattattcttttttttcttactctTTGACATTTCTGGATGAAACTTCAGTTGGGTGCAACAGTTGTTGAAGGGTCAGACTACTGCATAATCACCCCACCAGAAAAGTTAAACGTAACGGAGATTGATACATATGATGATCACAGAATGGCCATGGCTTTCTCTCTTGCTGCTTGTGCTGATGTCCCAGTCACCATTAAGGACCCCGGTTGTACTCGCAAAACCTTCCCCGACTACTTTGAGGTTCTCCAGAAGTACTCCAAGCACTAATCCACTTCACATATAGAAGAAATTATTTTGTACTACAAGAGAGATTATGCACCAGTTTGCCAACCAAAATGGTGCCTATACCGGAAGAGAAAAAAGCTTTCCAACtcctttttatttgtctatGTGAGATGATGTTCATTGTATTTGTTGAAGTtgagcttcttttttttcttttgtgtagAAGACATGTATACTATATAGTTAAGTACACTTCCTTTAAGAATATATTTAACATTGAGTATCACCGTTTTAGATATTGTATTTGGTattcataataaatttgttTCGAGCTATAATTGTGATTTACGGAGTGTTATGATAGCCCATTGGTCCATATATTCTCACTTATTAAAGTTCATGATTTCATAAGATGATTAAGTATGTTTATGTGGTACGataaaaattaaggaaaaactacctaattacacaaatattcctaccatatttactaattttcctatagtttgaaataattacatattgtcTCACTAATTAATAGTAGTTTCATATCAAATTTCAAGTGCTACCAAATACATTCTAAAATATAGATACACATGGAGAGAGGCGAGTGGTACCTGAGAGAGAGTTTGtgtatcccaaatacatgtgaatcacattAGATATATGTACATGAGATACCCAGATACATAGGGAGAGAGACTAACGATAGagtcagatacatgtgaatccacttgaatacattatatttgGACCAAAATCTGGCATGAAtggtaatttttaaaatcataaaaaaaatacataattagaTACTAAAGTAGTGAGATTTATATCGTAAAATTAAGGCATCGGGTATGTTCTTTCAGAATGGAGTGTGACACCGGCCTATCAGAACCCACTAAAATAAGAGGGTCATGCTAGTTTGGCATTTTTGGCCTGGTAACCACTAACCAGGACAGAGTTCAGTCCGGCCCACTGATTAATCGGGCCGATGTGACCTAGTTACACAACATATACAGTCGAAGTATGTAGgtactatatatattttgatttgacGTCATGCAAAACTTAATAATTGCAAATCTCCAAGGCTGAAAGATTATATGACAAAAAAGTTGCTACTAAAAAGGCATAATCTTTGATATAATTTGATCAATTGACTCGCATATGAAAAAGTGATATACAAGAAAgcataaaaactattttataaaaGTCCAAACATTTTCCATCAAGAAAAGAAcaaatctgttttttttttctatcaagaatttctttttctaaatttaagtcAAATCCAAATAAGATAGGGAACTCAGGATAAATTacagaaaataaaattagatcAAGGTTATAATTCCAATAATTTAAATGGTTAAAAATTATAGTAACTTGAATCTTAAGAATTTTGGAAGACTCAAAGTTTGTAACATGACTCGAGGTGAGATCCAAATCAAAGTGTTGACAAGAATGAATAATAAGGTAGCACATGATAGCTACTATTTGAATTgacaattcataaaattgtaGAGTAATTTTCCCAAATTTATTTCACTTAATATTAAGTTTTTAATCTTAAGTCTTAACAACTAGGAAGTCTGAATCTTAAAGGAATAATGATACATCATCTAcctttttttaatctatataaGGTTGCAATGTGCTCATAAATTAGCTTAGAAAATTCACAACACCAAAGATAAATCATACTATAGAATTGCCTAATTGGTGTCCAcctttcaattaaaatattctagtgagaaagtattttgtttATGTTTGATTGGAGTGTCCCTATTATACCATGTTGTGATAGtatgaataaatttttttactttttattagaGATTTGAATTCGAAttctgaaaatgatgaaaattcgaattaatttttcttttaatggatcatttaaaacacaaatatgaattaattGAGGTACCAAACATAGTGGAAAACCTAATAAAAAAACATGAACATTACCTATTTGGCCATAAAAAATTtc includes:
- the LOC125852799 gene encoding 3-phosphoshikimate 1-carboxyvinyltransferase 2-like; the protein is MGAEVTWTENSVTVKGPPRNSSGMKHLRAIDVNMNKMPDVAMTLAVVALFADDPTTIRDVASWRVKETERMIAICTELRKLGATVVEGSDYCIITPPEKLNVTEIDTYDDHRMAMAFSLAACADVPVTIKDPGCTRKTFPDYFEVLQKYSKH